The following nucleotide sequence is from Labilibaculum sp. DW002.
ATCGCCATAACCAATCATTTTTCCAGCGGCAGCATTTCTGGAGTCTTGAGATCCGCCTTGCGCAACAAAACCTTTTATAACTCGATAAAACAAAGTGCCATCGAAATGCTTGTTTTCAATTAATTGAAGAAAGTTCTTTCTATGCTTCGGCGTCTCTTTGTAAAGCATCAATTTAATATTGCCAAGATTGGTTTCTATTAAAATGATGGAATTTGTAGCTTGTCCAAGTCCAAACTTTACCAGAAAAAGGAATAATATTCCCAATAAGAATTTCTTACTGCTAATCATTACACAATTTTTAAAATTTTGTCTAAGATAAATAGACCGATTTTGCTAAGCAAAAAAAAAGCTTCGTTGATAACGAAGCTTTTCTAAACCAATCAAGATCCTATTTTAATAGTTTAATCTTCATTTCAATATTGTCCAAAGGTCGATCAAAATCATCTGTTTTAACACCGGCTATGGAATCGATCAAATCCATTCCTTCAACTACTTCACCAAAAACAGTGTAATTTCTGTCCAAATGTGGAATACCTCCAACAGTAGTATAGGCTTTTATCTGTTCTTCCGTCAAGCGGATTTTTGATTCTTCGAATAAAGAATCTACTTCTACTTTAATTTGCTCAATCGCTTCATTTAATTTTTCGATTTCTCCATCCATTTGGCATTTTGAAAGATATTCTGCTTTCTCCATTTGAACCGTTTTGAAAATAGAGCTTTTTAGCTTCCCATTCATTTTCATCTGCAAAGTATCCAATTCGCCCACAGTATAAACTTTCCCTTGGGCGATATAAAATTGAGATCCAGATGATTTTTTCTCAGGATTGTTTTGATCTCCTTCGCGTGCGGCAGCCAAAACCCCTCTTTTATGAAACAACTCCGGAACAAATTCTGCATGAATCTGATATCCCGGACCACCTTCACCTAAATGTTCACCTGGTTTTGCTCCTTTAGAATCCGGATCACCACCTTGAATCATAAAACCATCAATTATTCGATGAAAAAGCGTACCATCAAAAAATTCCTTATGTGCCAGTTTAATGAAATTATCACGATGCCCCGGAGTCTCATCATAAAGTTTAATTTTTATAGCGCCATATTCTGTATCAATTTGAACAATACGATTTTTTTTACCCAGTTCCAATTTTGGCTGGCAAGATATTAAGAGTAAACCAAGGCCTAGGTAAAGTAATTTGTTCATATCTATCTGTTCTAATATAATTTTGGTGAGCTAATTTAAACTTCTAAATAGTCATTCTCTTTGAAATATTCTACAATTGAAGACTTCAATAGTAATTCTTCTTTATCCTTGGAAAAGGGAGGAATCATCTTATTCTTTTTGAAAATTGGCCAGTTATCATCATCATAACCCTCCATTGAATAATAGTTCCATTTCATCAACAGACGACATGTTGCAAGATTAATAAGAGCCATTTTATCATCTTTTGAATAGGATTCTTTAAAGCCTTCTTCGCGTTCTTGAATTCCAATTAGCAACAATGTGCCATTTAAATCAGCATCAACATTAAAATCTTCAGAAATTTTATATAAAAGTTTATTCCAGTCACTTTCTAAATTATTGTCCATCTAATCAAATTTTTATGAGTCCTAAAAGTAGAGATTTTCGGCAAAAACAAAGGGCTTTCAAGATCTTTTTTTGTTTTTTTTTCGATTAGGGCTTGCGTATAAAATAATTCCCTCCTATATTTGCATCGCAATTAAGGGAAAGGGCGATTAGCTCAGTTGGTTCAGAGCACTTGGTTTACACCCAAGGGGTCATAGGTTCGAATCCTATATCGCCCACAATTGTATAACATACACACCATATTCTCGGGCGATTAGCTCAGTTGGTTCAGAGCACTTGGTTTACACCCAAGGGGTCATAGGTTCGAATCCTATATCGCCCACGAAAAGATCAGTTTTTCACTTGAAAAACTGATCTTTTTTTTTTGCCTAAAATCTGCATTCACACATCTTAATCTATCATTAATCGCAAACAATTATTATTTGGTCAAATAATTTTCACTTCTTGCAAAGCCAAATATCAAAGAAAAGTGTATATTGGATCAGTTTATGTTAAAATTTCATTTTTTACATTAAAAAAATTCTTTTTTTTAATATCATTATCAATCACTCAATCAGTCTTTTACATGATCAAGTATGTTTTTTTAAAACTTTTTTCACTTTTAGTGGGTTACCTTTTAACCATTAAAGGAATAAAGGGGTAGGAAATATGGATTACACTACGGAGGCGATACTTGAGGGGATCAGCATGAGCAACAATGATGTATTAAATTACATCTATAATAAGTTCTTCCCAAGCATTCGCAATTTTATAGAAAACAATAATGGCCAAGAAGAAGATGCAAGAGATCTTTTTCAAGAAGCGATTATCGTTATCTATCGTAAAATGAAAAAAGAACCACTGGTTCTTAATTGTAATTTTAAAACATACATCTATTCAATTTGCAGGCTTTTATGGCTAAAGCAACTTGAAAAGAGAAAGAATAGCAACGAAATTACTTCGGATGCTATTTTAGACAATAGATTGGATGAAGCAACGCAAACCTATGATCAAACAGAAAGATATAGGTTGTATCAAAAGCACTTCCAACTTCTAGGTCTTGATTGTAAAAAAGTTCTTCAGCTGTCGCTTGAAAAAACTTCCTTAAAGGAAATAGCCGAAATTATGGGCTACAAAAGCGAGAAATATGCGAAGAAGAAGAAATATCAATGTAAACAAACATTGATAGAGAGTATTAAAAATGATAATGAATTTAAAGAAGTATAATGATGGATGAAATGAATTTTGACCGTATCGAGGATTTTCTTGACGGCGATCTAAATCAAGAACAATTGAAGGAGTTTGAGCAGAATTTGCTTGATGACTCAGATCTTCAAATGGAACTAGATCTTCACCAAGAAATTGACGAAGCCATAATGGAAACAGATATTATGGATTTAAGAAGTAAGCTAGAGGCTATTGAAACACCAACCAATCCTAGCAAGAAGAGAAAGCTGAAATTTCTAACAAAATGGAATATTGCAGCAGCATCTTTAGCTTTACTTATTGGTTTGGGAAGTTTGATGTATATCTTCAATGATAAATCTTCTTACTCTAACGACCAAATATTTAGCAATTACTACAAGCCATATAATGTTGTGGTAAACACTCGTTCTGCAGATGCAACAGTTGACAACATCTTAATGAGCGCTGTTAATAGTTATGAATCGAAAGATTATCGTACAGCACTGACTTTATTCAAGCAAATATTGGATAAGGATAGTACAAACATTACGAGTAATTTTTATTCAGGAATTTCGAATATTGAAATCAATGAATATTCTAAGGCAAATAAAAACTTTACTCGGGTAATAAAGCACAAGAACAATTTATTCATTGAGCAATCTGAATGGTATCTTGGCTTCTGTTATCTCATGACAAATGAAAAAGATAAAGCTCTTAAGCAATTTCATGTAATTGCTCAAGGAAATAGTTTCTACAAGACAAAAGCTTTAGAAATTATCAATAGACTGGAATAGATTACATCATCATTCATCAAAGCATAAAAGCCATCCAATTAGATTGGGTGGCTTTTCTATGTTTTAATTGCCTAATAAAATATTATTAATAGAAATACGGCATTTAGATAAAAACATCACTAATGAAAGCGCTTAGTCGCGTTTTACGGGCTTATTTCTCACTTTTAAGGCAATTTGATCTACTTCTAGCTAAAGATCTTAAATTAGCCAATAATACGTTCATAATCCTTATTGTGCTTTGATCAGAAATAAGCATCATTCTACGAGAGTTAAAAACAAAAAAAAACCAGCGAGAATAGTCTCACTGGATCTTATATAATTCTAAAATAAAGGAGTTATTTAAAGTAGTCCCCAGTTATATTTTTTTAAAATTCAGCGTTCTTAGGTGTACGTGGGAAAGGAATCACGTCGCGAATATTACCCATACCTGTAACGAATAACATCATACGCTCAAATCCTAAACCGAAACCAGAGTGAGTAGCCGATCCAAAACGACGCGTATCAAGATACCAATCCATTTCTTCAGCAGGAACACCCATCTCTTTCATGCGAGCTGTTAGTTTATCATAATCTTCTTCACGCTGCGATCCACCAACAATTTCACCAATACCCGGGAATAGAATATCCATTGCACCAACAGTCTTTCCATCATCATTCTGTTTCATGTAGAACGATTTGATTTCTTTTGGATAATCAGTCAGGATAACTGGCTTTTCGAATTTTTTCTCAACCAAGTATCTTTCATGCTCCGACTGAAGATCTGCTCCCCAGCCATCAATCAAATATTGGAATTTCTTCTTTTTATTTGGCTTAGAGTTACGAAGAATATCAATTGCCTCAGTATAGGTTAAACGAACAAAATCGTTATCCAATACAAAACGTAACTTCTCAATTAACTCCATTGAACGCTCGTCAGCTTTTTTACCTTTTTCTTCTTCTTGCAAACGCTTGCTCAAAAATTCAAGATCTGTCATGCAGTTATCCAAAGCATATTTAATCATATACTTAAGAAACTCCTCAGCCAAATCCATATTATCTTTTAGATCGTAAAATGCCATTTCAGGCTCAATCATCCAGAATTCAGCAAGGTGACGTGTTGTGTTTGAATTCTCGGCACGGAAAGTAGGACCAAAGGTGTAAATTTCACCTAAAGCCATAGCTCCAAGTTCACCCTCTAACTGACCGGAAACTGTCAGATTTGTCTCTTTTCCGAAGAAATCTTCTTTATAGTTAATTGTTCCATCCTCGTTTAAAGGTGGATTTTTAGCATCAAGCGTTGAAACTCTAAACATTTCACCAGCACCCTCGGCATCAGAACCTGTGATAAGTGGCGTGTGCATGTAAAAGAATCCTTTTTTGTTGAAAAACTCATGCACAGCAAATGCCATGGCATGACGAATACGGAATACCGCCGAAAATGTATTGGTACGAAAACGCAAGTGAGCCTTTTCTCTTAGAAATTCTAAAGAGTGTTTCTTAGGCTGCAATGGGTATTTCTCAGGATCGGCAACACCTAAAACTTCAATTGTAGTCGCTTCAAGTTCTACGGATTGCCCGCTTCCCGCTGATTCGATTAGCTTACCTTGAACAGAAATAGCTGCTCCCGTTGTAATCTTTTTCAACAAGTCCTCATTAAAATTAGGAACATCAACAACGATCTGAATATTATTAATAGTAGAACCATCATTTAAAGCAACAAAATTAATTTGCTTATTACCACGCTTGGTTCTTACCCATCCTTTAACATTTACTTCACTGCCGTACTCCTTCGAAACCAACAGATCTTTGATCTTAATTCTTTTCTGTTCCATTTTTATTCTGACTTAATGAGATTATATAGGTTGATCTTGTAAAGCAAAACCAACCACAAGGCTACAAAAATATAAAAATGCATTCAATTATGAACTGGAAGTCAATATTATTAGAAGATTAGTCTAATTTCTTGACAAAAGAATATCCAATTCAGAATTAAATCATAAAATAAATAGCGTGTGGAATTCCCAATAATTACCTAACTTACCTATCATTAAATGATAAAAACACAAAACTACTTCATCAATATTTCACTTGTTTTTATCTACTTAATCAACTTCTTAATTTCCCTTGTAAAGTTGATTGATAAAATATCATGATCGTAATCAAATTAATTAATACTAAATGAGCTTCACATATTTTCCAACTTCCTATAAATTAAAAAGTCAAATTCTAAAAGTATTTTGGATAACTGTAGCCTGGACATTTATTTCGTTATTTCAATTTTTTAACATTTATGCTAACCTACGATCTTTAAACGTAGACATTTCACATATCGATCCAATGATCGCTTTTAAAGGAAGCATTCTAGTTGGAATTCTAGCAGGTATATTTGGTGGCAGTGGAATTGTTTTTATTTGGGAAAAATGGCTTCGTACTGAACCTTACGGATGGACCATTATAAGTATTATCCTTTCCTATTTCGTAATTTACTTAATGGTTGATATACCTACAACTTTATATGTAACCAGTAATCAATTGGATTTACCGGTATTCTCGGCTAAAATTTGGGAAATAATAATTGCAGAACATGCTAATTTTGATCAGTTGCAAAGTTTTATATTCTGGCTTATTGTAGTTATTGGAACGCACATAATTTTACTGGTAAACGACAAATATGGTCCTGGTATGTTTCGTGCTTTTTTACTCGGTAAATATTTTCATCCAAAAAGAGAAGAACGAGTTTTTATGTTCTTAGACTTACGTTCATCTACAACAATAGCAGAAAAATTAGGTGAAGAGCGATACTTTCATTTTCTAAAAGATATTTATAGAGATGCTACAAAGAGTATTTTACTAACAAAAGGAGAAATATATCAATATGTTGGTGATGAAATTGTAATTAGTTGGCCTACCTTAAAAGCAACTGAAAATGCAAATTGCCTAAATTGTTTCTTTGATATCAAAAGAAAACTAATAGACAACAACAAATACTACCAAGAAACTTATAATGTTATCCCTGAATTTAAAGCAGGATTGCATTATGGGTACGTGATGGCTGGAGAAATTGGGGTTATAAAACGCGACATTGCATTTTCGGGTGA
It contains:
- a CDS encoding RNA polymerase sigma factor: MDYTTEAILEGISMSNNDVLNYIYNKFFPSIRNFIENNNGQEEDARDLFQEAIIVIYRKMKKEPLVLNCNFKTYIYSICRLLWLKQLEKRKNSNEITSDAILDNRLDEATQTYDQTERYRLYQKHFQLLGLDCKKVLQLSLEKTSLKEIAEIMGYKSEKYAKKKKYQCKQTLIESIKNDNEFKEV
- a CDS encoding adenylate/guanylate cyclase domain-containing protein, translating into MSFTYFPTSYKLKSQILKVFWITVAWTFISLFQFFNIYANLRSLNVDISHIDPMIAFKGSILVGILAGIFGGSGIVFIWEKWLRTEPYGWTIISIILSYFVIYLMVDIPTTLYVTSNQLDLPVFSAKIWEIIIAEHANFDQLQSFIFWLIVVIGTHIILLVNDKYGPGMFRAFLLGKYFHPKREERVFMFLDLRSSTTIAEKLGEERYFHFLKDIYRDATKSILLTKGEIYQYVGDEIVISWPTLKATENANCLNCFFDIKRKLIDNNKYYQETYNVIPEFKAGLHYGYVMAGEIGVIKRDIAFSGDVLNTTARIQSKCNELGVDILFSKYLLTKLNLPDQSYQSRNIGEIHLRGKEQKVELYTCLSESI
- the asnS gene encoding asparagine--tRNA ligase, giving the protein MEQKRIKIKDLLVSKEYGSEVNVKGWVRTKRGNKQINFVALNDGSTINNIQIVVDVPNFNEDLLKKITTGAAISVQGKLIESAGSGQSVELEATTIEVLGVADPEKYPLQPKKHSLEFLREKAHLRFRTNTFSAVFRIRHAMAFAVHEFFNKKGFFYMHTPLITGSDAEGAGEMFRVSTLDAKNPPLNEDGTINYKEDFFGKETNLTVSGQLEGELGAMALGEIYTFGPTFRAENSNTTRHLAEFWMIEPEMAFYDLKDNMDLAEEFLKYMIKYALDNCMTDLEFLSKRLQEEEKGKKADERSMELIEKLRFVLDNDFVRLTYTEAIDILRNSKPNKKKKFQYLIDGWGADLQSEHERYLVEKKFEKPVILTDYPKEIKSFYMKQNDDGKTVGAMDILFPGIGEIVGGSQREEDYDKLTARMKEMGVPAEEMDWYLDTRRFGSATHSGFGLGFERMMLFVTGMGNIRDVIPFPRTPKNAEF
- a CDS encoding peptidylprolyl isomerase, giving the protein MNKLLYLGLGLLLISCQPKLELGKKNRIVQIDTEYGAIKIKLYDETPGHRDNFIKLAHKEFFDGTLFHRIIDGFMIQGGDPDSKGAKPGEHLGEGGPGYQIHAEFVPELFHKRGVLAAAREGDQNNPEKKSSGSQFYIAQGKVYTVGELDTLQMKMNGKLKSSIFKTVQMEKAEYLSKCQMDGEIEKLNEAIEQIKVEVDSLFEESKIRLTEEQIKAYTTVGGIPHLDRNYTVFGEVVEGMDLIDSIAGVKTDDFDRPLDNIEMKIKLLK